The Candidatus Omnitrophota bacterium genome contains a region encoding:
- a CDS encoding DMT family protein: protein MNPVLSLVCLLVCSNVFMTFAWYAHLKELNNKPWIIAALVSWGIALFEYLLQVPANRIGYTVLDIGQLKIIQEVITLTVFIPFSFIYMKEPLRFDYLWAGLCLVGAVFFMFRHRFV, encoded by the coding sequence ATGAACCCAGTACTCTCTTTAGTATGTTTGCTTGTTTGCAGTAACGTATTCATGACCTTTGCATGGTACGCTCATCTGAAGGAGTTAAATAATAAGCCGTGGATAATAGCAGCGCTTGTTAGTTGGGGTATTGCGCTTTTTGAATATCTCCTTCAGGTTCCGGCAAACCGTATTGGATACACCGTATTGGATATCGGACAACTCAAGATCATTCAAGAGGTCATTACGCTCACAGTCTTTATACCTTTTTCCTTTATATACATGAAAGAACCGTTGCGATTTGACTATTTATGGGCAGGGTTGTGTCTTGTCGGGGCAGTATTTTTCATGTTTCGTCACAGATTTGTTTAA
- the lepB gene encoding signal peptidase I produces MREYAESILIALVLALLIRTFVVQPFKIPTGSMRPTLMEGDRILVNKYLYRFKDPQRGDIIVFKYPGEEKKDYIKRLVALPGETVGIEEGRVKIGDKIMTEPEILTHFHYYNRGSFGHVGKSVDVPQDAYFVLGDNSGSSEDSRFWGYVPQKNLVGRAFMIFWPPQRVRLLK; encoded by the coding sequence ATCCGCGAATACGCCGAGTCTATATTGATTGCGCTGGTCCTGGCGCTTCTGATCCGGACCTTTGTGGTCCAGCCCTTCAAGATTCCCACGGGTTCCATGCGCCCGACTCTCATGGAAGGGGACCGTATCCTGGTCAACAAATACCTTTACCGCTTTAAGGACCCTCAACGCGGGGACATCATCGTCTTCAAATATCCGGGCGAGGAAAAGAAGGACTACATCAAGCGGCTGGTGGCCCTGCCCGGAGAGACTGTGGGTATTGAGGAGGGGAGGGTCAAGATCGGGGACAAAATTATGACTGAACCCGAGATCCTGACCCATTTCCATTATTACAATCGCGGATCCTTTGGGCATGTGGGCAAGAGTGTGGATGTGCCTCAGGACGCGTATTTTGTGCTCGGGGACAATAGCGGTAGCTCGGAGGACAGCCGTTTCTGGGGCTATGTGCCCCAGAAGAATCTGGTGGGCAGAGCTTTTATGATCTTTTGGCCGCCCCAGCGCGTCCGCCTTCTCAAATAA
- a CDS encoding NAD(P)-dependent glycerol-3-phosphate dehydrogenase, which translates to MNPDSKGKIGVIGDGGWGTTLALLLDQKGVPCELWSHDPEYVGLMREKGQNPKFLPGIDLPASLSITDNLKQVVSGADAVIVAVPSAFLPRVMDRLFQDLGHGAESPPPLVSVAKGLEEDSCLRMTEVIERIFPHTRVAALSGPTLALEIARGLPASAVVASKDAAFATQIQKAVSTEKFRLYTSEDVVGVELGGALKNVIAIAAGIADGLGFGVNAKSALVSRGLAEITRLGVAMGARAETFAGLSGVGDLVTTCTSTLSRNHTLGEGIGQGKSLQEMTARTEMVTEGVHNTLQAVSLAGRFGVEMPIAQQVSEVLFRGKDPRQAVVDLMTRSYKTE; encoded by the coding sequence ATGAATCCGGACAGCAAGGGCAAGATCGGTGTCATCGGAGACGGCGGTTGGGGGACGACCCTGGCCCTGCTCCTGGACCAAAAAGGCGTTCCCTGCGAGCTCTGGAGCCACGATCCGGAGTATGTCGGCCTTATGCGGGAGAAAGGCCAGAATCCCAAGTTTCTCCCGGGTATTGACCTACCGGCATCCCTCTCCATCACGGATAACCTGAAGCAAGTGGTCAGCGGTGCGGACGCAGTAATTGTGGCTGTACCGAGCGCTTTTTTGCCCCGAGTGATGGATCGTCTGTTCCAGGATCTGGGACATGGGGCTGAGTCGCCGCCGCCTCTGGTGAGCGTGGCCAAGGGCCTGGAGGAAGATTCCTGTTTGCGCATGACTGAGGTGATCGAGCGCATTTTTCCTCACACGCGTGTGGCTGCGCTGAGCGGCCCGACCTTGGCCTTGGAAATCGCGCGCGGCCTGCCGGCCAGTGCGGTGGTGGCCTCAAAGGACGCGGCCTTTGCAACGCAGATTCAAAAGGCAGTCTCCACCGAGAAATTCCGGCTCTATACCTCAGAGGATGTGGTCGGGGTGGAATTGGGCGGGGCGCTCAAGAATGTGATTGCCATTGCCGCGGGCATTGCCGATGGTTTAGGATTTGGGGTGAATGCCAAGTCCGCTTTGGTTTCCAGGGGCTTGGCCGAAATCACCCGTTTGGGTGTGGCCATGGGCGCGCGGGCCGAGACATTTGCCGGCCTGAGTGGTGTGGGAGATTTGGTTACCACCTGCACGAGCACGCTTAGCCGGAATCACACCCTGGGCGAGGGCATCGGGCAGGGGAAGTCTTTGCAGGAGATGACCGCACGCACGGAGATGGTCACCGAAGGCGTGCACAACACCTTGCAGGCCGTGTCTTTGGCCGGCCGCTTCGGCGTGGAAATGCCCATTGCGCAGCAGGTGAGTGAAGTTCTTTTTCGCGGAAAGGATCCGCGCCAAGCGGTGGTGGATCTGATGACGCGGTCTTATAAAACGGAATGA
- the plsY gene encoding glycerol-3-phosphate 1-O-acyltransferase PlsY — MWPLILSVFLSFALGAIPTGFWLGKLLGRDIREVGSGNTGATNASRALGKKAGILVLVLDAAKGWVPVVFLAPWSFAQGSVGVPELHQALLGFAAVSGHVWSPFLQFKGGKGVATGAGVALALRPVYFLAGFVIFVGFLLLWRRVSIGSLGAALVIPLISVVRADRPEISVCLAAVSALIILRHRANIRRLMHGEEKPLF, encoded by the coding sequence ATGTGGCCACTGATCCTGAGCGTGTTTCTCAGTTTTGCCCTGGGCGCAATCCCCACCGGCTTCTGGCTCGGTAAACTGCTGGGCCGGGATATTCGTGAAGTGGGTAGCGGGAATACCGGTGCGACTAATGCAAGCCGTGCCCTGGGCAAGAAGGCGGGGATTTTGGTCCTGGTGCTGGATGCGGCCAAGGGTTGGGTGCCGGTGGTGTTCCTGGCTCCCTGGAGCTTTGCCCAAGGCAGTGTGGGGGTGCCGGAACTGCACCAGGCACTGCTGGGATTTGCTGCCGTGAGCGGCCATGTCTGGAGTCCCTTCCTGCAGTTCAAAGGGGGCAAGGGGGTGGCCACAGGGGCTGGGGTGGCCTTGGCTTTACGGCCGGTATACTTTTTGGCCGGTTTTGTGATTTTTGTTGGGTTTCTACTGTTGTGGCGCCGGGTTTCCATCGGTTCCCTGGGTGCGGCTTTGGTGATTCCCTTGATCAGTGTGGTGCGCGCCGACCGGCCGGAGATCAGCGTCTGTTTGGCTGCTGTGTCCGCCCTTATTATCCTGCGCCACCGGGCCAATATCCGGCGCTTGATGCACGGAGAGGAGAAGCCGCTATTCTGA
- a CDS encoding HEAT repeat domain-containing protein, with product MSRKFFAIFLILVTLSASACVERKLIVKSDPSGAEVFLDQSETPEGVTPLEMSFLNYGKRHIRLSYEGYYDIQTVEQFKGPWYSIPGPDFVMENLWPFTLRDYNTFDYTLRPLPEGEIEPASVTEPVDFEKYAEQIKDPDPDLRQEAILRLGGLRNPRAVELMESATYDVNEFVRADALSGLRLVQGAESGARILEMSHDPSSEVRLRAVNAMELLQLEEGRDVLAMMLHDRDPRVRVAAIEALNSYKELPPEIMNLMVKLFRQDDSGVRRAAVRAFGQRPETSAKHLKQLRARLKDWNVVVRRAAVESVFRQQDVEAVPQLVRMLRDGDDKIRNNVAAHLGELLRPEHEKLIIQRLRSGKAFERRVAAELALNFKGPEILAALEHAHEREQDRYARAVMEGSLKKLK from the coding sequence ATGTCCCGCAAATTCTTCGCCATATTCCTCATCCTCGTAACCCTCTCCGCCTCCGCCTGCGTGGAGCGCAAACTCATCGTCAAATCCGATCCGTCCGGTGCGGAAGTCTTCCTGGACCAATCCGAAACACCCGAAGGGGTGACGCCCCTGGAAATGTCCTTCCTCAATTACGGCAAACGCCACATCCGGCTCAGCTATGAAGGCTACTACGACATTCAAACGGTGGAGCAGTTCAAAGGCCCGTGGTACTCCATTCCCGGCCCGGACTTTGTGATGGAGAATTTGTGGCCCTTTACTTTGCGCGATTACAATACTTTTGACTATACGCTCCGGCCCTTGCCTGAGGGCGAGATCGAGCCCGCGAGCGTGACCGAACCGGTGGATTTTGAGAAATACGCGGAGCAGATCAAGGACCCGGATCCGGACTTGCGCCAGGAAGCCATTCTGCGTTTGGGCGGCCTGCGCAACCCGCGAGCCGTCGAGCTCATGGAGAGCGCAACCTATGATGTGAATGAGTTTGTGCGCGCGGATGCGCTCTCGGGCCTGCGTTTGGTGCAGGGCGCTGAGTCGGGTGCCCGTATTCTGGAGATGAGCCATGACCCCTCTTCCGAGGTGCGCCTGCGGGCCGTGAATGCGATGGAACTTTTGCAGCTGGAGGAGGGGAGAGATGTATTGGCCATGATGCTGCACGACCGGGATCCGCGCGTGCGCGTGGCAGCCATTGAGGCGCTCAACAGTTACAAGGAACTCCCTCCTGAGATCATGAATCTCATGGTGAAGCTCTTTAGGCAGGACGATTCCGGAGTGCGGCGCGCAGCCGTGCGGGCCTTTGGCCAGCGGCCCGAGACCAGTGCCAAACACCTCAAACAGCTGCGTGCGCGGCTCAAGGACTGGAATGTCGTGGTGCGGCGTGCGGCTGTGGAGAGTGTGTTCCGCCAGCAAGATGTGGAGGCAGTGCCGCAGTTAGTGCGCATGCTGCGCGACGGCGACGACAAAATCAGGAACAACGTGGCCGCGCACCTCGGCGAGCTTCTCCGCCCCGAACACGAAAAGCTCATTATCCAGAGGCTGCGCAGCGGCAAAGCCTTTGAACGCCGCGTGGCCGCGGAGTTGGCGCTCAACTTCAAAGGCCCCGAGATCCTGGCCGCCTTGGAACACGCCCACGAACGCGAGCAAGACCGCTACGCGCGCGCCGTCATGGAAGGCTCCCTCAAAAAACTGAAGTAG
- a CDS encoding homoserine dehydrogenase: MNIGLIGLGTVGGSTAQVLLKKSASLRRSAGGNLKLLYACDQRHALAKQLGIPAKQYVNDAQKVLNDPQVDVVVELIGGMHPAKEFVLQALKNGKHVVTANKALLAEHGTELLKAASRANKRLLFEAAVGGGIPIVEGLGQGLAANQLSALYAIINGTCNYVLTLMEEQGSTMQDALALAQKKGFAEANPALDIDGIDSAHKLSLMCLVGFGRQAKMKEMHIEGISKLSPVDMELAQSLGYGIKLLAIAKRVGEELEARVHPTLLPLDHPLVSVRGVYNAVFVQGDLVGNQLFYGKGAGGNPTASAVVSDILQLARAPQALPPNPIDLSDGSIQRIRKMADVRSRYYMRFSVTDRPGVLAQIARHLGSQEISISSVIQPERTSSRAVPVVIMTHEAAERQVQTALKRINALEAVKRGTVLLRVEEG; the protein is encoded by the coding sequence ATGAACATTGGATTAATCGGGCTCGGCACTGTCGGCGGCAGTACGGCCCAGGTTCTGCTCAAGAAGTCCGCCAGCCTTCGCCGCAGCGCGGGCGGCAACCTCAAACTGCTGTATGCCTGCGATCAGCGGCACGCCCTCGCAAAGCAACTCGGGATTCCCGCAAAACAATATGTGAACGACGCGCAAAAAGTGCTCAACGATCCCCAGGTGGATGTGGTGGTCGAGCTCATCGGCGGCATGCACCCGGCTAAGGAATTTGTTCTCCAAGCGCTGAAGAACGGCAAGCACGTGGTCACGGCCAACAAAGCCCTCCTGGCCGAGCACGGCACGGAGCTCCTCAAGGCCGCGAGCCGCGCGAACAAGCGCCTTTTGTTTGAAGCCGCGGTCGGCGGCGGCATTCCCATTGTCGAGGGCTTGGGCCAAGGCCTGGCCGCCAACCAACTCAGCGCCCTTTACGCCATCATTAACGGCACCTGCAATTACGTGCTCACGCTCATGGAGGAGCAAGGCTCCACCATGCAAGACGCGCTCGCTCTGGCCCAGAAAAAGGGCTTTGCCGAGGCCAACCCCGCGCTCGACATCGACGGCATTGATTCCGCGCACAAGCTTTCCCTGATGTGTTTGGTGGGCTTCGGGCGCCAGGCCAAAATGAAAGAGATGCATATCGAGGGTATTTCCAAGCTTTCGCCCGTGGATATGGAACTTGCCCAAAGCCTGGGCTACGGAATTAAGCTATTGGCCATTGCCAAGCGCGTGGGCGAAGAACTCGAGGCGCGCGTGCATCCCACGCTGCTGCCCTTGGACCACCCCTTGGTGAGCGTGCGCGGCGTGTACAACGCTGTTTTTGTGCAGGGCGATCTGGTGGGCAACCAACTCTTTTACGGCAAGGGCGCGGGCGGCAATCCCACGGCCAGCGCCGTAGTCAGTGATATCCTGCAACTCGCGCGCGCTCCGCAGGCCCTGCCGCCCAACCCGATTGATTTGAGTGACGGCAGCATCCAGCGCATCCGAAAAATGGCGGACGTGCGCTCGCGCTACTACATGCGCTTTTCCGTGACCGACCGGCCCGGCGTGCTCGCGCAAATCGCGCGCCACCTCGGCAGCCAGGAAATTTCCATTTCCAGTGTGATCCAACCCGAACGCACCTCTTCCCGTGCCGTGCCCGTGGTCATCATGACCCACGAGGCTGCTGAACGGCAGGTCCAAACCGCGCTCAAACGCATCAACGCCCTCGAGGCGGTCAAGCGCGGCACCGTGCTTCTGCGCGTGGAGGAAGGCTGA
- the lepA gene encoding elongation factor 4: protein MDLSLIRNFCIIAHIDHGKSTLADRMLQMTGSVEVREFRDQVLDSMDLERERGITIKASAVRMKYKAADGKNYVLNLIDTPGHVDFSSEVSKSIAACEGAVLVVDASQGVEAQTVANLNLALQHNLKVIPVLNKVDLLNADVARVTRQLESALLIEPEECLHVSAKEGIGIEQVFERIVRDVPPPVGSADLPLRATIFDSDFDVYKGVVVYFRVFEGIIRPRAKLRFMGTGVTHEIIELGVMEPKMREVDSLGPGEVGYFTANIRDARQIVNGDTVTDDRAPASEALPGFEILNPVVFSSMYPVNPKDFPQLREALEKLHLSDSSLTFEPESSGVLSMGFRCGFLGLLHMEIVQERLEREYDLNLVLTIPSVVYKVRLNTGALVEVDNPSHLPPGGEISEMLEPWVRATMMCPVDSIGAVMELATNRRGAYKSTEYVGEDLVQIVFELPLSEIIIDFYDKLKSVTRGYGSLDYEMIGYHAARLVRLDVMINGEICEALSSVVPQDRAYARGKQLVDKLKELIPRQMFQVALQAAIGNNVIARCNVKALKKNVTAKCYGGDITRKRKLWDKQKEGKKRMKQFGKVQIPQEAFLAALKIEN, encoded by the coding sequence ATGGACCTATCGCTTATCCGCAATTTCTGTATTATCGCCCACATCGACCACGGCAAATCCACGCTCGCGGACCGTATGTTGCAGATGACCGGGTCCGTGGAGGTGCGGGAGTTCCGGGATCAGGTGCTGGATTCGATGGATCTCGAGCGCGAGCGCGGCATCACAATCAAGGCGAGCGCCGTGCGCATGAAGTACAAGGCCGCGGACGGAAAGAACTATGTGCTCAATCTCATTGACACGCCGGGGCACGTGGACTTCAGCTCCGAGGTTTCGAAATCCATCGCAGCGTGTGAGGGCGCGGTGCTGGTGGTGGACGCCTCACAGGGGGTGGAGGCCCAGACCGTGGCCAACCTGAACCTGGCCCTGCAGCACAATCTCAAAGTCATTCCCGTGCTCAACAAAGTGGATCTGCTCAATGCTGATGTGGCCCGGGTTACGCGGCAGTTGGAGTCCGCCTTGTTGATCGAACCGGAAGAGTGCCTGCACGTGAGTGCCAAGGAGGGAATCGGCATCGAGCAGGTTTTTGAACGCATTGTCAGAGATGTCCCTCCGCCCGTGGGGAGCGCTGATCTGCCTCTGCGCGCCACAATTTTTGATTCGGACTTTGACGTTTACAAGGGTGTGGTCGTCTATTTTCGTGTGTTCGAGGGCATTATCCGGCCGCGGGCCAAACTGCGCTTTATGGGAACGGGCGTGACACACGAGATCATCGAGCTGGGTGTCATGGAACCCAAGATGAGGGAGGTGGATTCCCTGGGCCCTGGGGAGGTCGGCTATTTTACGGCGAATATCCGGGACGCGCGGCAGATCGTCAACGGCGATACGGTGACCGATGACAGGGCCCCGGCGTCCGAAGCCCTACCCGGTTTTGAAATTCTCAACCCCGTGGTCTTCAGCAGTATGTATCCGGTGAATCCCAAGGACTTCCCCCAACTGCGCGAGGCTCTGGAAAAACTGCATCTGTCGGATTCTTCGCTCACCTTTGAGCCCGAGTCTTCGGGAGTTTTGTCCATGGGGTTCCGCTGCGGCTTTTTGGGTCTCTTGCACATGGAGATTGTCCAGGAGCGCCTGGAGCGTGAATACGATCTGAACTTGGTGCTCACGATCCCCAGTGTTGTCTACAAGGTGCGCTTGAATACAGGCGCGCTTGTGGAGGTGGATAACCCGAGCCATTTGCCCCCTGGCGGTGAAATCAGTGAAATGCTTGAGCCGTGGGTGCGCGCGACCATGATGTGCCCGGTGGATTCCATCGGGGCGGTCATGGAACTGGCCACGAACCGCCGCGGGGCGTACAAGAGCACGGAATACGTGGGCGAGGACCTGGTGCAGATCGTGTTTGAATTGCCGCTTTCCGAGATTATTATCGACTTCTATGACAAGCTCAAATCCGTGACGCGCGGTTATGGTTCGCTCGATTATGAAATGATCGGGTACCACGCGGCCAGATTGGTGCGCCTGGACGTGATGATTAACGGGGAGATCTGTGAAGCGCTGTCTTCCGTGGTGCCTCAGGATCGCGCGTATGCTAGAGGCAAGCAGCTCGTCGATAAACTCAAGGAACTCATCCCTCGCCAGATGTTTCAGGTTGCGCTGCAGGCGGCGATCGGGAACAATGTGATAGCGCGTTGTAATGTGAAGGCGCTCAAGAAAAATGTGACGGCCAAGTGTTACGGCGGTGACATCACACGTAAGCGCAAGTTGTGGGATAAGCAGAAAGAAGGCAAAAAACGGATGAAGCAGTTCGGCAAGGTCCAGATTCCGCAGGAGGCCTTTCTCGCAGCCCTGAAGATAGAGAATTGA
- the recJ gene encoding single-stranded-DNA-specific exonuclease RecJ, whose protein sequence is MRVRWRVHPLDRQTREPLAESLGIHPLTAQILAQRGFHSADQVLKFFRPRMADLHSARLLRNVDAAMERLENALHRHERILIWGDYDADGLCSAAVLVRGLRQLGADCVTFIPHRLQDGYGVGEAGVKVARESGCQLVITADCGTNARGPIEALAADGIDVLVIDHHLPDPEESLHSALLINPKHPECEYPFKELCSAGLAYKFVGELARHMGRNIEEDLELAALATVCDVVPLVGENRVLVRAGLEALAQTKHPGLKALVDVSRIRGAMDAETFSFALGPRINASGRMGSAELSLKLLLSTDETEAKELAKELNRVNQQRRRLQDRMYKEALAQMDREINFAQHKVIVLGRKDWHPGVVGVIAGRLSDRFFRPAIVMGGVSEDSWTGSGRSIPGFHLREALAQSAHLLERFGGHKQACGLSLNKQNLVPLRDSINEWAQENLPDQDLVPELEIDGEIPISALNEPLLREWSALGPFGEGNPEPTWGTRGLHVRFTPRRFGGNHVKMMVSDGRVTREAVAFSQADSLGSLPRQGDEVDMVYTARISEWQGESFVQLIVKDMQPSR, encoded by the coding sequence ATGCGTGTGCGTTGGCGCGTTCATCCGTTGGATCGTCAGACGCGGGAGCCCTTGGCCGAATCGCTGGGGATTCATCCGCTTACGGCCCAGATTTTGGCACAGCGCGGATTTCATAGCGCAGACCAGGTGCTGAAATTTTTTAGACCGCGTATGGCGGATCTGCATTCCGCCCGTCTTTTGCGTAATGTGGATGCCGCTATGGAGCGCCTGGAAAACGCTTTGCACCGGCATGAGCGTATCCTGATTTGGGGCGACTACGATGCGGACGGGCTCTGTTCTGCGGCGGTCTTGGTGCGCGGTCTGCGCCAGCTGGGCGCGGATTGCGTCACCTTTATTCCGCACCGCCTGCAGGACGGTTATGGTGTGGGCGAAGCCGGGGTGAAGGTCGCCCGTGAATCCGGGTGTCAATTGGTCATTACCGCGGATTGCGGCACCAATGCGCGCGGTCCTATCGAGGCTTTGGCTGCCGACGGGATTGATGTCCTTGTCATTGACCACCACCTTCCGGATCCCGAAGAATCCCTGCACAGTGCCTTGCTCATCAACCCCAAACATCCTGAATGCGAGTATCCCTTTAAGGAGCTTTGCAGCGCAGGGCTTGCCTATAAGTTTGTGGGGGAGCTGGCCCGTCACATGGGCCGGAATATAGAGGAAGATCTGGAGCTGGCAGCCCTGGCCACGGTTTGCGACGTGGTGCCCTTGGTGGGGGAAAACCGCGTGTTGGTGCGGGCCGGGCTCGAGGCCTTGGCTCAAACCAAACATCCGGGGCTCAAAGCCCTGGTCGATGTTTCGCGCATTCGAGGAGCCATGGATGCCGAAACCTTTTCCTTTGCTTTGGGCCCGCGCATCAATGCGAGCGGACGCATGGGTTCGGCCGAACTTTCGCTCAAGCTCTTGTTGAGTACGGATGAAACCGAGGCCAAGGAACTTGCCAAGGAATTAAACCGGGTTAACCAGCAACGCCGCCGCCTGCAGGATCGTATGTACAAGGAGGCCTTGGCCCAGATGGATCGCGAGATCAATTTTGCGCAGCACAAGGTCATTGTCCTGGGCCGGAAGGATTGGCACCCCGGTGTCGTGGGCGTGATTGCTGGCCGTCTGAGTGACCGCTTCTTCAGGCCTGCGATTGTAATGGGAGGCGTGAGTGAGGACTCCTGGACCGGTTCGGGCCGGTCCATTCCGGGATTTCATTTGCGGGAGGCCCTGGCGCAATCCGCTCATCTGCTGGAGCGCTTTGGCGGGCATAAACAGGCCTGCGGGCTTTCCTTAAACAAGCAGAATTTGGTGCCCTTGCGTGACTCCATTAACGAGTGGGCTCAAGAGAATTTGCCGGACCAGGACTTGGTGCCTGAACTGGAAATCGACGGCGAGATCCCGATTTCCGCTCTCAACGAGCCCTTGCTGCGCGAGTGGTCGGCTCTGGGGCCTTTTGGAGAAGGTAATCCCGAACCCACCTGGGGAACGCGCGGTTTGCATGTGCGTTTTACTCCGCGCCGTTTTGGCGGCAATCACGTTAAAATGATGGTTTCCGACGGCCGCGTCACGCGCGAGGCCGTGGCTTTTTCGCAGGCCGATAGTCTGGGGAGCCTTCCGCGCCAGGGAGATGAGGTGGACATGGTGTATACCGCGCGCATTTCCGAGTGGCAGGGAGAGAGTTTTGTGCAACTGATTGTCAAAGATATGCAACCAAGTCGTTGA
- a CDS encoding zinc ribbon domain-containing protein yields MKRLFILALVLAFGFTCLTACTSTQKGAGYGSAAGAGLGAIIGHQSGKTGEGALIGAAAGGLTGALLGDHMDEQEAQKYRAPDMFCPQCGATFPPDAKYCPADGTELKPKAN; encoded by the coding sequence ATGAAGAGACTATTTATTTTGGCCTTGGTCCTTGCGTTTGGCTTCACCTGTTTGACGGCGTGTACGTCCACCCAGAAGGGGGCGGGTTATGGTTCGGCCGCAGGCGCGGGTTTGGGAGCCATTATCGGCCACCAAAGCGGCAAGACCGGCGAGGGTGCCCTGATTGGCGCGGCTGCGGGCGGTTTGACCGGTGCGTTGCTCGGCGACCATATGGATGAGCAGGAGGCCCAGAAGTACCGGGCGCCGGACATGTTCTGCCCGCAATGCGGGGCGACTTTTCCTCCGGATGCAAAGTACTGTCCTGCGGACGGTACTGAGCTGAAGCCTAAAGCCAATTGA
- a CDS encoding threonine synthase — MAWKGVIAQYRKYLPVTRKTPIITLLEGNTPLIPAPWLAGQVGGGAQVWLKFEGMNPSGSFKDRGMTMAVSKALEQGSQGIICASTGNTSASAAAYGARAGLRCIVVIPEGAIAMGKLAQAVFHGAEVVAIKGNFDEALKLVRQLSEEYNLTLVNSVNPYRIQGQKSGAYEICDALGEAPDYHFIPVGNAGNIRAYWLGYNEYKSEGKIKSLPKMMGFQAAGAAPIVKGRPIAKPETFATAIRIGNPASWVEAVAARDESKGLIDSVTEGQIRNAYKVLAKEEGVFCEPASAASVAGLLKMAKAGALKKRGARYVCILTGHGLKDPSSALDAVPVPRSVSANIMSVARRLQLKKP; from the coding sequence ATGGCTTGGAAGGGTGTGATTGCCCAATACCGCAAGTACCTGCCTGTGACGCGCAAGACTCCGATCATTACGCTTCTGGAGGGAAACACTCCGCTCATTCCGGCCCCGTGGCTGGCCGGTCAAGTGGGCGGCGGCGCGCAGGTGTGGCTCAAGTTTGAAGGCATGAACCCCTCGGGTTCATTCAAGGATCGAGGCATGACCATGGCTGTGTCCAAGGCTCTGGAGCAGGGCTCGCAGGGCATTATCTGTGCGTCCACGGGCAACACTTCGGCTTCGGCCGCAGCCTATGGCGCGCGCGCGGGCCTGCGATGCATTGTGGTCATCCCCGAAGGCGCCATTGCCATGGGCAAGCTCGCCCAGGCGGTTTTTCACGGCGCCGAGGTCGTGGCGATCAAAGGCAATTTTGACGAAGCCCTCAAGCTCGTGCGCCAGCTTTCCGAGGAATACAATCTCACGCTTGTCAATTCCGTGAACCCCTATCGCATTCAGGGCCAAAAGAGCGGCGCGTATGAAATTTGCGATGCGCTCGGTGAGGCTCCGGATTATCACTTTATTCCCGTGGGCAACGCGGGCAATATCCGCGCCTATTGGTTGGGTTACAATGAATACAAGTCCGAGGGGAAGATCAAGAGCTTGCCCAAGATGATGGGTTTTCAGGCCGCGGGCGCGGCGCCTATTGTCAAGGGAAGACCCATTGCCAAGCCCGAGACCTTTGCCACCGCCATTCGCATCGGGAATCCCGCGAGTTGGGTGGAAGCCGTGGCTGCGCGCGACGAATCCAAGGGCCTGATTGATTCCGTGACTGAGGGCCAGATCCGCAACGCGTACAAGGTCCTGGCCAAAGAAGAGGGCGTGTTCTGCGAACCCGCGAGTGCGGCTTCGGTCGCGGGGCTTCTCAAGATGGCCAAGGCCGGGGCTCTGAAAAAGCGCGGCGCGCGCTACGTGTGTATTTTGACCGGGCACGGGCTCAAGGATCCCAGCTCGGCCCTGGATGCCGTGCCGGTGCCGCGCTCCGTTTCCGCGAATATCATGAGCGTTGCCCGGCGTTTGCAGTTAAAGAAGCCTTGA
- a CDS encoding phosphatidylglycerophosphatase A, with the protein MPNTICKLMATLGGAGFSPVAPGTVGSALTAVLWFVLQPSLTAQGIVLLILLGLGWWSSEVFAKKLNAKDPSIIVVDEAAGMWIALLAVPHNVWAVLGAFALFRFFDIVKRGPVKQAEALPGGLGIMADDVVAGLFARAVIALLLVFF; encoded by the coding sequence ATGCCAAATACAATCTGCAAACTCATGGCCACATTAGGCGGGGCCGGCTTCAGTCCTGTGGCCCCCGGCACAGTGGGGAGCGCCCTGACTGCTGTGCTCTGGTTTGTGTTGCAGCCTTCTCTGACTGCGCAGGGGATTGTGTTGCTGATCCTGCTGGGGCTTGGTTGGTGGAGCTCTGAAGTCTTCGCCAAAAAACTCAACGCCAAAGACCCTTCCATTATTGTGGTGGACGAAGCAGCCGGCATGTGGATTGCGCTGCTGGCCGTGCCCCATAACGTGTGGGCCGTTCTTGGGGCCTTTGCGCTCTTCCGGTTTTTCGACATTGTGAAGCGGGGGCCGGTGAAGCAAGCCGAAGCCCTGCCCGGCGGCTTGGGGATTATGGCTGATGATGTGGTGGCAGGATTATTTGCCCGTGCAGTGATAGCGCTGCTTTTGGTCTTCTTCTAA